A section of the Dermacoccus nishinomiyaensis genome encodes:
- a CDS encoding acyl-CoA dehydrogenase yields the protein MSHYKSNVRDLEFNLFEVFNRQDVLGTGIYEDVDVDVAKDIIGQVAKLAEGDLAASLIDSDRNPPAYDPETKSVTMPESFKKSYKSYIDAGWGMLDAPVELDGMKVPPSVRWSLAELVCGANPAVHMFSASYAFASLLYFMGNDEQKKLAKHIVDGGWHCTMVLTEPDAGSDVGAGRTKATQNDDGTWNITGVKRFITSAESDMVDNVVHFVLARPEGAGPGTKGLSLFIVPKFHVDLETGELGERNGAYVTNVEDKMGLKVSTTCEVTFGDGAPAVGTLLGDVHDGIAQMFKVIENARMFVGTKAIATLSTGYLNALEYAKERVQGADMTTPQKDAPRVTITHHPDVRRSLMLQKAYAEGLRSLVMYTACQQDVVDQATKGNPAAELEEGSPAEMAARLNDLLLPIVKGVGSERAWVLLGTESLQTYGGSGFLKEYPLEQYVRDAKIDTLYEGTTAIQGLDFFFRKIVKDQGVALGMLQKEIETTIGQAPEALKREAGLLAQAATDLKDMGEFMFGAAMGSLEKPTEAYKIGLTSTRLLLAAGDVVIGWLLLRAAIVAQARLEAGDAGKDTDFYTGKVAAAQFFARTVLPRMASEKAITIAEDGSLMDVPESAF from the coding sequence TTGTCTCACTACAAGAGCAACGTTCGCGACCTTGAGTTCAACCTCTTCGAGGTCTTCAACCGTCAGGACGTGCTGGGCACCGGCATCTACGAGGACGTCGACGTCGACGTCGCGAAGGACATCATCGGCCAGGTCGCGAAGCTCGCCGAGGGTGACCTCGCGGCGAGCCTCATCGACTCCGACCGCAACCCCCCGGCCTACGACCCGGAGACCAAGTCGGTCACGATGCCGGAGTCGTTCAAGAAGTCCTACAAGTCGTACATCGACGCCGGCTGGGGCATGCTCGACGCCCCCGTCGAGCTCGACGGCATGAAGGTGCCGCCGTCCGTGCGCTGGTCGCTCGCCGAACTCGTCTGCGGCGCCAACCCGGCCGTCCACATGTTCTCCGCGAGCTACGCGTTCGCGTCGCTGCTGTACTTCATGGGCAACGACGAGCAGAAGAAGCTCGCCAAGCACATCGTCGACGGCGGCTGGCACTGCACGATGGTGCTGACCGAGCCCGACGCCGGTTCTGACGTCGGCGCCGGCCGCACGAAGGCCACGCAGAACGACGACGGCACGTGGAACATCACGGGCGTCAAGCGCTTCATCACCTCGGCCGAGTCGGACATGGTCGACAACGTCGTCCACTTCGTCCTCGCCCGCCCTGAGGGCGCCGGCCCCGGCACGAAGGGCCTGTCGCTGTTCATCGTCCCGAAGTTCCACGTCGACCTCGAGACGGGTGAGCTCGGCGAGCGCAACGGCGCATACGTGACGAACGTCGAGGACAAGATGGGCCTCAAGGTCTCCACGACCTGCGAGGTGACGTTCGGTGACGGTGCACCCGCCGTCGGCACGCTGCTCGGCGACGTCCACGACGGCATCGCACAGATGTTCAAGGTCATCGAGAACGCCCGCATGTTCGTCGGCACGAAGGCGATCGCGACGCTGTCGACCGGCTACCTCAACGCGCTCGAGTACGCCAAGGAGCGCGTCCAGGGTGCCGACATGACGACGCCGCAGAAGGACGCGCCGCGCGTCACGATCACGCACCACCCGGACGTGCGCCGCAGCCTCATGCTGCAGAAGGCCTACGCCGAGGGTCTGCGTTCGCTCGTCATGTACACCGCGTGCCAGCAGGACGTCGTCGACCAGGCGACGAAGGGCAACCCGGCCGCCGAGCTCGAGGAGGGCAGCCCCGCCGAGATGGCGGCGCGCCTCAACGACCTGCTGCTGCCCATCGTCAAGGGCGTCGGTTCGGAGCGCGCGTGGGTGCTGCTCGGCACCGAGTCGCTGCAGACGTACGGCGGGTCGGGCTTCCTCAAGGAGTACCCGCTCGAGCAGTACGTGCGTGACGCAAAGATCGACACGCTCTACGAAGGCACGACGGCCATCCAGGGCCTCGACTTCTTCTTCCGCAAGATCGTCAAGGATCAGGGTGTCGCCCTCGGCATGCTGCAGAAGGAGATCGAGACGACGATCGGCCAGGCTCCCGAGGCCCTCAAGCGTGAGGCGGGTCTGCTCGCGCAGGCCGCGACGGACCTCAAGGACATGGGTGAGTTCATGTTCGGAGCCGCGATGGGTTCGCTCGAGAAGCCGACCGAGGCGTACAAGATCGGCCTGACGTCGACGCGTCTGCTGCTCGCTGCGGGCGACGTCGTCATCGGCTGGCTGCTGCTGCGGGCCGCCATCGTCGCGCAGGCCCGCCTCGAGGCGGGCGACGCCGGCAAGGACACCGACTTCTACACCGGCAAGGTTGCCGCGGCGCAGTTCTTCGCGCGCACCGTGCTGCCGCGCATGGCGTCGGAGAAGGCCATCACCATCGCTGAGGACGGCTCGCTCATGGACGTCCCGGAGAGCGCTTTCTGA
- a CDS encoding acetate/propionate family kinase, protein MNDVAQAPSSERDGGAGNVLVINAGSSSLKYQIVDPVTGEFVVKGLAERVGDSGGTITHEYRGEKTTHDVDMADHGVALEEMTKVMAETGLPIEDADVVVVGHRVVHGGRNFTGPEMITDYVLDEIKRLGTLAPLHNPAHALGIEAARRIFPDLPQVAVFDTGFFSTLPASAYTYAIDAKLAKEHAIRRYGFHGTSHEYVSARVAQFLERPVEGFKQIICHLGNGASISAIDGGRAVDTSMGMTPLEGLVMGTRGGDMDPAVVLHLNRVAGLGVDEIDKLLNKKSGILGLTGSSDFRDLMGRVDDGDETAQLAFDVYVHRLVKYIGAYAAALEGVDVITFTAGVGENNAAIREAVCRRLGWLGVTFDAAANSADDHDARIISAAGSPVTVCVVPTNEELAIARHAVAAIDA, encoded by the coding sequence ATGAACGACGTGGCGCAGGCGCCGAGCAGCGAGCGGGACGGCGGGGCCGGCAACGTCCTCGTCATCAACGCGGGGTCGAGTTCGCTCAAGTACCAGATCGTCGACCCGGTGACGGGGGAGTTCGTCGTCAAGGGCCTCGCCGAGCGCGTCGGCGACTCGGGCGGCACGATCACGCACGAGTACCGCGGCGAGAAGACGACGCACGACGTCGACATGGCCGACCACGGCGTCGCCCTCGAGGAGATGACGAAGGTCATGGCCGAGACGGGGTTGCCGATCGAGGACGCGGACGTCGTCGTCGTGGGTCACCGCGTCGTGCACGGCGGGCGCAACTTCACGGGCCCCGAGATGATCACCGACTACGTGCTCGACGAGATCAAACGCCTCGGAACCCTTGCGCCGCTGCACAATCCGGCGCACGCGCTCGGCATCGAGGCGGCTCGGCGCATCTTTCCCGACCTGCCGCAGGTCGCCGTGTTCGACACCGGGTTCTTCTCGACGTTGCCCGCCTCCGCGTACACCTACGCGATCGACGCGAAGCTCGCGAAGGAGCACGCCATCCGTCGCTACGGCTTCCACGGCACGTCGCACGAGTACGTCTCGGCGCGGGTCGCACAGTTTCTCGAACGTCCCGTCGAGGGGTTCAAGCAGATCATCTGCCATCTCGGCAACGGCGCGTCGATCTCGGCGATCGACGGGGGCCGCGCCGTCGACACGTCGATGGGCATGACGCCGCTCGAGGGCCTCGTCATGGGCACGCGTGGTGGCGACATGGACCCGGCCGTCGTCCTGCACCTCAACCGTGTCGCGGGGCTCGGCGTCGACGAGATCGACAAGCTGCTCAACAAGAAGTCGGGCATCCTCGGGCTGACGGGGTCAAGCGACTTCCGCGACCTCATGGGGCGCGTCGACGACGGTGACGAGACGGCGCAGCTCGCATTCGACGTCTACGTGCACCGGCTCGTCAAGTACATCGGCGCGTACGCGGCGGCGCTCGAGGGCGTCGACGTCATCACGTTCACCGCCGGCGTCGGCGAGAACAACGCCGCCATCCGCGAGGCCGTGTGTCGCCGTCTCGGGTGGCTCGGCGTGACGTTCGACGCAGCCGCCAACAGCGCCGACGATCATGACGCGCGCATCATCTCCGCGGCAGGATCGCCTGTGACCGTGTGCGTCGTGCCGACGAACGAAGAGCTTGCCATCGCGCGTCACGCGGTGGCGGCGATCGACGCCTGA
- the pta gene encoding phosphate acetyltransferase, which produces MTRSVFVTSAEGETGKSTVAYGLLDLLSRQAGRIAIFRPVATSTRDKVVDLLLSHPAVDQAYEDALGVTYDQMHDDESGSLATILARFDEVSSDADLVMVLGSDFADVSTGREAEINAMVAANLGAPVVLVVHGRERTPEQIAQVAVMGCEQLRARHATPVAIVVNRATSGDVTGIRLALTKDAETASVPVAGVIPEVPLLVAPTVAALAEAAGAELWRGNPEWLQRESRGFVVAAMSLPNVLTRLVEDVTVIAPGDRYDILPGLVLAHQSGTFPGLAAIVLTGGYRPPESVQQLLDGTKLDVPILVTDSGTFETTAALARTRSALSSGSVVKKQTALRAFGEAIDADGLLAAIDIDEAAAVTPLMFGHRLLDRARSARKHIVLPEGDDLRILKAADEVLRGGIAQLTILGDETQIKALASSNGLDISSASIVSPHDEELVEKFAAEYAEIRKKKGVTIELARETVQDVSYFGTMMVHLGLADGMVSGAAHTTAHTIKPSFEIIKTAPDADIVSSVFLMALADQVLVYGDCAVNPDPNAEQLADIAISSAKTASAFGIEPRVAMLSYSTGTSGSGADVEKVRAATELVHERAPELAVDGPIQYDAAVEPSVAKSKMPDSPVAGRATVLIFPDLNTGNNTYKAVQRSAGAVAMGPVLQGLNKPVNDLSRGALVEDIVNTIAITAVQAQEEKA; this is translated from the coding sequence ATGACGCGCAGTGTCTTCGTCACCTCAGCCGAAGGTGAAACCGGCAAGTCCACCGTGGCCTACGGGCTGCTCGACCTCCTCTCGCGCCAGGCCGGGCGCATCGCGATCTTCCGGCCCGTCGCCACCAGCACCCGCGACAAGGTCGTCGACCTGCTGCTGTCGCACCCGGCCGTCGACCAGGCCTACGAGGACGCGCTCGGCGTCACCTACGACCAGATGCACGATGACGAGTCGGGCTCGCTCGCAACGATCCTGGCCCGTTTCGACGAGGTGTCCTCCGACGCCGATCTCGTCATGGTGCTCGGCAGCGACTTCGCGGACGTCTCGACCGGCCGCGAAGCCGAGATCAACGCCATGGTCGCCGCGAACCTCGGCGCGCCCGTCGTCCTCGTCGTCCACGGGCGCGAGCGCACCCCCGAGCAGATCGCGCAGGTCGCCGTCATGGGTTGCGAACAGCTGCGCGCGAGGCACGCGACGCCCGTCGCGATCGTCGTCAACCGCGCCACGAGCGGGGACGTCACCGGCATCCGCCTCGCCCTGACGAAGGACGCCGAGACGGCGTCCGTGCCCGTCGCCGGCGTCATTCCCGAGGTGCCCCTGCTCGTCGCACCCACCGTCGCGGCGCTCGCAGAAGCCGCCGGGGCCGAGCTGTGGCGCGGCAATCCTGAGTGGCTGCAGCGCGAGTCGCGCGGGTTCGTCGTCGCTGCGATGTCACTGCCGAACGTGCTGACGCGCCTCGTCGAGGACGTCACCGTCATCGCCCCCGGCGACCGCTACGACATCCTGCCCGGGCTCGTCCTCGCGCATCAGTCCGGCACGTTCCCCGGGCTCGCCGCCATCGTCCTGACGGGCGGTTATCGCCCGCCGGAGAGCGTGCAGCAGCTGCTCGACGGCACGAAGCTCGACGTGCCGATCCTCGTGACAGATTCGGGCACCTTCGAGACGACGGCAGCCCTGGCGCGCACGCGCAGCGCCCTCAGCTCCGGCAGTGTCGTGAAGAAGCAGACGGCGCTGCGTGCGTTCGGCGAAGCCATCGACGCCGACGGCCTTCTCGCCGCCATCGACATCGACGAGGCGGCCGCCGTCACGCCGCTGATGTTCGGCCACCGTCTGCTCGATCGCGCGCGCAGTGCCCGCAAGCACATCGTCCTGCCCGAGGGTGACGATCTGCGCATCCTCAAGGCCGCGGACGAGGTGCTGCGTGGTGGCATCGCGCAACTGACGATCCTCGGTGACGAGACGCAGATCAAGGCGCTCGCGAGCAGCAACGGCCTCGACATCTCGTCCGCCTCGATCGTCTCCCCGCACGACGAGGAGCTCGTCGAGAAGTTCGCCGCCGAGTACGCCGAGATCCGCAAGAAGAAGGGCGTGACGATCGAGCTGGCCCGCGAGACGGTGCAGGATGTGTCGTACTTCGGCACGATGATGGTGCACCTCGGGCTCGCCGACGGCATGGTGAGCGGCGCCGCGCACACGACGGCCCACACGATCAAGCCGAGCTTCGAGATCATCAAGACAGCCCCCGACGCGGACATCGTCAGCTCCGTGTTCCTCATGGCGCTCGCCGATCAGGTGCTCGTCTACGGTGACTGCGCCGTCAACCCCGACCCGAACGCCGAGCAACTCGCCGACATCGCGATCAGTTCGGCGAAGACGGCGTCGGCGTTCGGCATCGAGCCGCGCGTCGCGATGCTGTCGTACTCGACGGGCACCTCCGGCAGCGGCGCCGACGTCGAGAAGGTGCGGGCCGCAACCGAACTCGTGCACGAGCGCGCGCCGGAACTCGCCGTCGACGGGCCGATCCAGTACGACGCGGCCGTCGAACCGAGCGTCGCGAAGTCGAAGATGCCCGACTCGCCCGTCGCAGGGCGCGCGACGGTGTTGATCTTCCCCGACCTCAACACCGGCAACAACACGTACAAGGCCGTGCAGCGCTCGGCGGGTGCCGTCGCCATGGGCCCGGTGCTGCAGGGGCTCAACAAGCCCGTCAACGACCTGTCGCGCGGCGCGCTCGTCGAGGACATCGTCAACACCATCGCCATCACGGCCGTGCAGGCGCAGGAGGAGAAGGCATGA
- the aroQ gene encoding type II 3-dehydroquinate dehydratase: MTRTLHVLNGPNLNLLGEREPSIYGADTLADVETLAARVGDELGFGVECFQSNHEGALVDEIQRIRHDSAGIVINAGAYTHTSVAIRDALASVEAPFVEVHISNVHAREAFRHHSYLSDKAVAVIVGCGVQGYEFALRRLAALAANP, encoded by the coding sequence CGGCCCGAACCTCAACCTGCTCGGTGAGCGCGAACCGTCGATCTACGGCGCCGACACCCTCGCTGACGTCGAGACGCTCGCCGCGCGGGTCGGTGACGAGCTGGGGTTCGGCGTCGAGTGCTTCCAGAGCAACCACGAGGGGGCGCTCGTCGACGAGATCCAGCGCATCCGTCACGACAGCGCGGGCATCGTCATCAACGCGGGGGCGTACACGCACACGAGTGTCGCCATCCGGGATGCTCTCGCGAGTGTCGAGGCGCCGTTCGTCGAGGTGCACATCTCGAACGTCCATGCGCGCGAGGCGTTTCGGCACCACTCGTACTTGAGCGACAAGGCGGTGGCCGTCATCGTCGGGTGTGGTGTCCAGGGCTACGAGTTCGCGCTGCGCCGCCTGGCTGCGCTCGCCGCGAACCCCTGA